One window of Xylocopa sonorina isolate GNS202 chromosome 9, iyXylSono1_principal, whole genome shotgun sequence genomic DNA carries:
- the LOC143426716 gene encoding uncharacterized protein LOC143426716 isoform X5 translates to MTNMHMARINHKGKQGQHSSKLCNTENGQGINRNECGVAMTSLILENADLNRLFPKCRPRGGPPPSPGASTQISQPHESLCQKEAVSVTTSLTTSLTSTLATTFANTLTTTLAIASKNTHSTHSRAIPEDMIDLERDISDRTSMVSGFPGEGQLPVGVSGGTGTVGGPLGTFSTLGTLNTKPLSSSSSSASGRSEDAQQYGSLPGSDHQSHSQQDDSGPEESPVYILTSAKGDRSYKLRDSRIIEIAGGREVFSQSRGKVAARKSRFLAASNSINSEDIQTDNKLSVKRNNKSPNTQTIWELRSRCGDTRKQRSNREVTETVFSSEIHSVRHKPTKSILDYDSPKSNHSNRIINYDSILNSNNVEYGVSKNTTDLDYGLSKSCIDYQSNHTTPARSMAIVSDGEVVVFDDIDDNWQNLRLDLTSNNTNQVPSTNLNLESEESQRGRIPPEPLSSSIGSTPSPTTAYHCNTSEFFKVITPASDCEVDSPSSERNHKVTRVIGELPIAQYSESPRRYGVRDTQLPCLLSSPSVYMTPRPGFPQRVLPTTPSHNEKEDTSAEIIVEKAVVETNMDYTDDQTVNASPPSPKIEDEEEDSLKPPSVPIDNISNLVSSGGSTFDYLYEFSETRKVLEEFFKCPPPVKEKENSIESFPFQDLDYELRRQGGSAYVGQRLASGPPTTEEVLVHESPKKQRADFPQSTGEHENNFLDLSVGTGSSEDLGETEVGLQVGHSRNFTLSPETTDCDSNCGDLDSEVSLMMMDNELIPASGLLGSVGDLGNNSDSLRIYTSMPVLEDGLSSGHASDTDNNNPTVMLMKRQINEIEIEIIQRSRVNDTVHPATAENDSVGKDLAGLTVNKDILHSLKSSSPDLFVPKKENSYDTNELQLDGLDPLGTPPPPAPQARQNVNLEIGGEVEAAIKDIRMALQRTKTLPVKSSAEEPPEPNVSPIWIPSISDDRRRIYVENNSDESEVRRTGEEADVEIEEGPDEEEADTDLETDRLLGQQRTDDQGFYDDKGWRKPKTRTMLPPMSGKLSTPKQTPPKSLSIAPVESPLAPSEPLASTSACVSTSASASISPPPVVSVIQPSPSDCDVTTPTQPATSPQKTPAKNSPSSPQSLKESSNKEKEEKKKSRNKEVLIEGVLFRARYLGSTQLVCEGEPTKSTRMCQAEEAVSRIKAPDGETQPSTEVDLFISTEKIMVLNTDLKEIMMDHALRTISYIADIGDVVVLMARRRFVPHEMEEAPKINRTPKMICHVFESEEARFIAQSIGQAFQVAYMEFLKANGIEDHSFVKEMDYQEVLNSQEIFGDELQMFAKKEMQKEVVVPKAKGEILGVVIVESGWGSMLPTVVIANLAPAGAAARCGQLNIGDQIIAINGVSLVGLPLSTCQTYIKNSKNQTVVKLTVVPCAPVVEVKIKRPDTKYQLGFSVQNGVICSLLRGGIAERGGVRVGHRIIEINNQSVVAVPHEKIVNLLATSVGEILMKTMPTSMFRLLTGQESPVYI, encoded by the exons ATGACAAATATGCATATGGCTCGAATTAATCATAAGGGGAAGCAGGGTCAACACAGTAGCAAGCTGTGCAACACTGAG AATGGACAGGGTATTAACAGAAATGAATGTGGCGTGGCGATGACAAGCCTGATCTTGGAAAACGCAGACTTGAACCGACTTTTCCCGAAATGTCGGCCTAGGGGTGGCCCACCCCCGAGTCCGGGGGCCTCCACGCAGATCAGTCAGCCGCATGAGAGCCTCTGTCAAAAGGAGGCCGTCTCTGTTACCACCAGCCTCACGACCAGCCTCACGAGTACACTCGCGACTACGTTCGCAAACACTCTCACGACTACCCTTGCAATCGCCTCCAAGAACACACATTCAACGCACTCACGCGCGATACCAGAAGACATGATCGACCTCGAGCGCGATATTTCCGATAG GACAAGCATGGTGTCTGGTTTTCCAGGGGAGGGTCAGCTACCTGTTGGTGTCAGTGGTGGTACTGGCACTGTTGGTGGTCCACTTGGAACATTTAGCACGCTTGGCACGCTTAACACAAAACCACTTTCTTCAAGCTCCTCATCTGCCTCAGGGCGTAGCGAAGATGCACAACAATATGGTAGCCTTCCAGGTAGTGATCATCAGAGTCATTCGCAACAGGATGACAGCGGGCCTGAAGAGAGCCCTGTATACATTCTTACTTCTGCCAAGGGTGACCGTAGTTACAAATTAAGGGATTCCAG AATTATAGAAATTGCTGGTGGACGAGAAGTTTTTTCTCAAAGTCGAGGTAAAGTAGCAGCTAGAAAATCACGTTTTCTTGCAGCATCAAATTCCATAAATAGCGAAGATATACAAACAGATAATAAGCTATCAGTTAAAAGAAACAATAAATCTCCAAATACTCAAACTATATGGGAATTAAGAAGCCG ATGTGGAGACACAAGAAAGCAACGCTCTAATAGAGAAGTTACAGAAACTGTATTTTCTTCAGAGATACATTCGGTGCGACATAAGCCAACAAAATCTATCCTTGACTATGACTCACCTAAGAGCAATCACAGCAATCGTATTATTAATTATGACTCAATTTTGAATAGCAATAATGTAGAATATGGTGTATCAAAGAATACTACGGATCTTGATTATGGATTATCGAAAAGTTGCATAGATTATCAATCGAATCACACAACGCCAGCTAGAAGCATGGCTATCGTCAGTGATGGTGAAGTAGTTGTCTTTGATGACATTGATGATAACTGGCAAAATTTGCGACTAGATCTAACTTCTAATAATACCAATCAAGTTCCATCAACTAATTTAAATCTCGAATCTGAGGAGTCTCAAAGAGGTCGTATCCCTCCTGAACCTTTGAGTTCTAGTATTGGAAGTACTCCGAGCCCAACAACGGCATATCATTGTAATACTTCGGAGTTTTTTAAG GTGATTACACCAGCAAGCGATTGTGAAGTAGATTCACCATCTTCAGAACGCAATCACAAAGTGACAAGAGTGATCGGTGAATTACCAATAGCACAGTATTCTGAAAGCCCAAGACGGTATGGAGTACGCGATACTCAACTTCCATGTCTTCTGTCATCGCCatctgtatacatgacaccaagACCTGGTTTTCCACAAAGAGTATTACCGACAACACCAAGTCATAATGAG aaGGAGGACACTTCTGCAGAAATCATCGTAGAAAAGGCTGTGGTAGAAACAAATATGGATTATACTGATGATCAAACTGTAAATGCCTCTCCTCCCTCTCCAAAAAtagaagatgaagaagaagacTCTTTGAAACCGCCAAGTGTACCCATTGATAACATAAGCAACTTGGTATCATCTGGCGGCAGCACGTTTGATTATTTATACGAATTTTCGGAGACTCGAAAAGTACTTGAAGAGTTCTTTAAATGTCCTCCACCagtaaaagagaaagaaaatagtaTTGAATCTTTCCCCTTCCAG GATCTTGATTACGAATTACGAAGACAAGGGGGAAGCGCTTATGTCGGTCAGCGATTAGCTAGTGGTCCACCAACCACAGAAGAAGTTCTGGTACACGAATCTCCTAAAAAACAGAGAGCAGATTTTCCACAAAGT ACTGGAGAACATGAAAATAATTTCTTAGACCTCTCAGTGGGTACTGGTAGCAGCGAGGATCTCGGGGAAACAGAGGTTGGATTACAAGTCGGTCACTCACGAAATTTCACGTTGAGTCCTGAAACGACTGATTGCGACAGTAATTGCGGAGATCTCGACAGTGAAGTTTCATTAATGATGATGGACAATGAATTGATACCAGCTAGTGGCCTCCTTGGCTCGGTCGGTGACTTAGGAAATAATTCAGATTCTTTGAGAATATACACTAGCATGCCAGTCCTTGAAGATGGATTATCCAGCGGACATGCCAGTGATACTGATAACAATAATCCAACTGTGATGCTGATGAAACGGCAGATTAATgaaattgaaatagaaattattCAACGCAGTCGTGTTAACGACACTGTTCATCCAGCTACAGCTGAGAACGATTCGGTTGGAAAAGATCTTGCCGGTTTGACCGTTAACAAAGATATTTTACACTCTTTAAAAAGTTCGTCGCCTGATCTGTTTGTTCCTAAAAAAGAAAATTCCTACGATACGAACGAGTTACAGCTGGATGGTCTGGATCCTCTTGGTACACCACCACCACCCGCACCTCAGGCTAGACAAAACGTTAATCTAGAAATAGGTGGTGAAGTTGAGGCTGCCATTAAAGATATTAGGATGGCTTTACAGAGGACTAAAACTTTACCTGTGAAGTCTTCCGCGGAAGAACCACCTGAGCCCAATGTCAGTCCAATTTGGATACCAAG TATATCGGATGACAGGCGGAGAATTTACGTAGAAAATAACAGTGACGAATCGGAAGTTCGTCGCACGGGTGAAGAGGCAGATGTTGAAATCGAGGAGGGTCCAGATGAGGAAGAAGCAGACACCGACCTTGAGACTGATCGTTTACTTGGACAGCAACGAACAGACGATCAGGGTTTTTACGATGACAAG GGGTGGAGGAAGCCTAAAACTAGGACAATGTTACCACCGATGAGTGGAAAACTGTCAACTCCTAAACAAACACCCCCAAAAAGCCTGAGTATCGCTCCAGTAGAAAGCCCGCTAGCACCTTCGGAACCTTTAGCTTCGACCTCTGCCTGTGTATCCACTTCCGCTTCTGCCTCCATCTCACCACCTCCAGTAGTTTCCGTTATACAGCCGTCGCCTTCCGATTGTGATGTTACCACTCCCACGCAACCTGCGACAAGTCCACAGAAGACTCCAGCAAAAAATTCTCCCTCGTCCCCTCAGAGTCTCAAGGAATCCAGCAACAAG gaaaaggaagagaagaagaaaagcaGAAATAAAGAAG TTTTAATCGAGGGAGTCCTGTTTCGAGCGAGATACCTCGGATCTACCCAGCTTGTCTGCGAGGGAGAACCCACCAAATCCACTCGTATGTGCCAGGCAGAGGAAGCTGTGTCCAGGATAAAG GCACCGGATGGCGAAACGCAACCAAGTACGGAAGTTGATCTATTCATCTCAACGGAAAAGATCATGGTTCTGAACACAGATCTGAAAGAGATCATGATGGACCACGCGTTAAGAACAATATCTTACATAGCAGATATTGGTGATGTGGTGGTGCTGATGGCACGAAGACGATTTGTGCCGCACGAAATGGAGGAGGCACCGAAGATCAACAGAACACCGAAGATGATTTGTCATGTGTTCGAAAGCGAAGAGGCCCGATTTATTGCACAAAGCATTGGGCAAGCGTTTCAAGTAGCTTACATGGAGTTCCTCAAAGCAAACGGGATAGAAGATCATAGTTTTGTCAAAGAAATGGATTATCAGGAAGTGCTAAATTCTCAAGAAATATTTGGCGATGAACTGCAGATGTTTGCCAAGAAAGAAATGCAAAAAGAA GTAGTGGTACCAAAAGCAAAAGGTGAAATCTTGGGTGTGGTAATCGTCGAATCCGGATGGGGTTCGATGCTACCGACCGTTGTAATCGCAAATTTGGCACCGGCTGGTGCAGCTGCTCGTTGTGGACAATTAAATATCGGTGACCAGATAATAGCTATAAACGGCGTTTCGTTAGTTGGCTTGCCTCTCTCTACATGCCAGACTTACATCAAGAATTCTAAAAATCAGACAGTAGTCAAGCTGACTGTCGTTCCGTGCGCGCCAGTAGTCGAGGTCAAAATCAAAAGACCCGACACTAAGTATCAGTTAGGGTTTAGTGTACAAAATGGAGTAATATGTAGTCTATTGAGAGGCGGAATCGCTGAAAGGGGTGGCGTTCGAGTGGGTCATAGAATTATCGAGATCAACAATCAAAGTGTCGTTGCTGTGCCGCACGAGAAGATCGTCAATCTTCTTGCCACATCCGTCGGCGAG ATATTAATGAAAACTATGCCCACGTCGATGTTTAGGCTACTAACTGGCCAGGAGTCTCCAGTGTACATATAA
- the LOC143426716 gene encoding uncharacterized protein LOC143426716 isoform X4, translated as MTNMHMARINHKGKQGQHSSKLCNTENGQGINRNECGVAMTSLILENADLNRLFPKCRPRGGPPPSPGASTQISQPHESLCQKEAVSVTTSLTTSLTSTLATTFANTLTTTLAIASKNTHSTHSRAIPEDMIDLERDISDRTSMVSGFPGEGQLPVGVSGGTGTVGGPLGTFSTLGTLNTKPLSSSSSSASGRSEDAQQYGSLPGSDHQSHSQQDDSGPEESPVYILTSAKGDRSYKLRDSRIIEIAGGREVFSQSRGKVAARKSRFLAASNSINSEDIQTDNKLSVKRNNKSPNTQTIWELRSRCGDTRKQRSNREVTETVFSSEIHSVRHKPTKSILDYDSPKSNHSNRIINYDSILNSNNVEYGVSKNTTDLDYGLSKSCIDYQSNHTTPARSMAIVSDGEVVVFDDIDDNWQNLRLDLTSNNTNQVPSTNLNLESEESQRGRIPPEPLSSSIGSTPSPTTAYHCNTSEFFKVITPASDCEVDSPSSERNHKVTRVIGELPIAQYSESPRRYGVRDTQLPCLLSSPSVYMTPRPGFPQRVLPTTPSHNEKEDTSAEIIVEKAVVETNMDYTDDQTVNASPPSPKIEDEEEDSLKPPSVPIDNISNLVSSGGSTFDYLYEFSETRKVLEEFFKCPPPVKEKENSIESFPFQDLDYELRRQGGSAYVGQRLASGPPTTEEVLVHESPKKQRADFPQSTGEHENNFLDLSVGTGSSEDLGETEVGLQVGHSRNFTLSPETTDCDSNCGDLDSEVSLMMMDNELIPASGLLGSVGDLGNNSDSLRIYTSMPVLEDGLSSGHASDTDNNNPTVMLMKRQINEIEIEIIQRSRVNDTVHPATAENDSVGKDLAGLTVNKDILHSLKSSSPDLFVPKKENSYDTNELQLDGLDPLGTPPPPAPQARQNVNLEIGGEVEAAIKDIRMALQRTKTLPVKSSAEEPPEPNVSPIWIPSISDDRRRIYVENNSDESEVRRTGEEADVEIEEGPDEEEADTDLETDRLLGQQRTDDQGFYDDKGWRKPKTRTMLPPMSGKLSTPKQTPPKSLSIAPVESPLAPSEPLASTSACVSTSASASISPPPVVSVIQPSPSDCDVTTPTQPATSPQKTPAKNSPSSPQSLKESSNKVKKEKEEKKKSRNKEVLIEGVLFRARYLGSTQLVCEGEPTKSTRMCQAEEAVSRIKAPDGETQPSTEVDLFISTEKIMVLNTDLKEIMMDHALRTISYIADIGDVVVLMARRRFVPHEMEEAPKINRTPKMICHVFESEEARFIAQSIGQAFQVAYMEFLKANGIEDHSFVKEMDYQEVLNSQEIFGDELQMFAKKEMQKEVVVPKAKGEILGVVIVESGWGSMLPTVVIANLAPAGAAARCGQLNIGDQIIAINGVSLVGLPLSTCQTYIKNSKNQTVVKLTVVPCAPVVEVKIKRPDTKYQLGFSVQNGVICSLLRGGIAERGGVRVGHRIIEINNQSVVAVPHEKIVNLLATSVGEILMKTMPTSMFRLLTGQESPVYI; from the exons ATGACAAATATGCATATGGCTCGAATTAATCATAAGGGGAAGCAGGGTCAACACAGTAGCAAGCTGTGCAACACTGAG AATGGACAGGGTATTAACAGAAATGAATGTGGCGTGGCGATGACAAGCCTGATCTTGGAAAACGCAGACTTGAACCGACTTTTCCCGAAATGTCGGCCTAGGGGTGGCCCACCCCCGAGTCCGGGGGCCTCCACGCAGATCAGTCAGCCGCATGAGAGCCTCTGTCAAAAGGAGGCCGTCTCTGTTACCACCAGCCTCACGACCAGCCTCACGAGTACACTCGCGACTACGTTCGCAAACACTCTCACGACTACCCTTGCAATCGCCTCCAAGAACACACATTCAACGCACTCACGCGCGATACCAGAAGACATGATCGACCTCGAGCGCGATATTTCCGATAG GACAAGCATGGTGTCTGGTTTTCCAGGGGAGGGTCAGCTACCTGTTGGTGTCAGTGGTGGTACTGGCACTGTTGGTGGTCCACTTGGAACATTTAGCACGCTTGGCACGCTTAACACAAAACCACTTTCTTCAAGCTCCTCATCTGCCTCAGGGCGTAGCGAAGATGCACAACAATATGGTAGCCTTCCAGGTAGTGATCATCAGAGTCATTCGCAACAGGATGACAGCGGGCCTGAAGAGAGCCCTGTATACATTCTTACTTCTGCCAAGGGTGACCGTAGTTACAAATTAAGGGATTCCAG AATTATAGAAATTGCTGGTGGACGAGAAGTTTTTTCTCAAAGTCGAGGTAAAGTAGCAGCTAGAAAATCACGTTTTCTTGCAGCATCAAATTCCATAAATAGCGAAGATATACAAACAGATAATAAGCTATCAGTTAAAAGAAACAATAAATCTCCAAATACTCAAACTATATGGGAATTAAGAAGCCG ATGTGGAGACACAAGAAAGCAACGCTCTAATAGAGAAGTTACAGAAACTGTATTTTCTTCAGAGATACATTCGGTGCGACATAAGCCAACAAAATCTATCCTTGACTATGACTCACCTAAGAGCAATCACAGCAATCGTATTATTAATTATGACTCAATTTTGAATAGCAATAATGTAGAATATGGTGTATCAAAGAATACTACGGATCTTGATTATGGATTATCGAAAAGTTGCATAGATTATCAATCGAATCACACAACGCCAGCTAGAAGCATGGCTATCGTCAGTGATGGTGAAGTAGTTGTCTTTGATGACATTGATGATAACTGGCAAAATTTGCGACTAGATCTAACTTCTAATAATACCAATCAAGTTCCATCAACTAATTTAAATCTCGAATCTGAGGAGTCTCAAAGAGGTCGTATCCCTCCTGAACCTTTGAGTTCTAGTATTGGAAGTACTCCGAGCCCAACAACGGCATATCATTGTAATACTTCGGAGTTTTTTAAG GTGATTACACCAGCAAGCGATTGTGAAGTAGATTCACCATCTTCAGAACGCAATCACAAAGTGACAAGAGTGATCGGTGAATTACCAATAGCACAGTATTCTGAAAGCCCAAGACGGTATGGAGTACGCGATACTCAACTTCCATGTCTTCTGTCATCGCCatctgtatacatgacaccaagACCTGGTTTTCCACAAAGAGTATTACCGACAACACCAAGTCATAATGAG aaGGAGGACACTTCTGCAGAAATCATCGTAGAAAAGGCTGTGGTAGAAACAAATATGGATTATACTGATGATCAAACTGTAAATGCCTCTCCTCCCTCTCCAAAAAtagaagatgaagaagaagacTCTTTGAAACCGCCAAGTGTACCCATTGATAACATAAGCAACTTGGTATCATCTGGCGGCAGCACGTTTGATTATTTATACGAATTTTCGGAGACTCGAAAAGTACTTGAAGAGTTCTTTAAATGTCCTCCACCagtaaaagagaaagaaaatagtaTTGAATCTTTCCCCTTCCAG GATCTTGATTACGAATTACGAAGACAAGGGGGAAGCGCTTATGTCGGTCAGCGATTAGCTAGTGGTCCACCAACCACAGAAGAAGTTCTGGTACACGAATCTCCTAAAAAACAGAGAGCAGATTTTCCACAAAGT ACTGGAGAACATGAAAATAATTTCTTAGACCTCTCAGTGGGTACTGGTAGCAGCGAGGATCTCGGGGAAACAGAGGTTGGATTACAAGTCGGTCACTCACGAAATTTCACGTTGAGTCCTGAAACGACTGATTGCGACAGTAATTGCGGAGATCTCGACAGTGAAGTTTCATTAATGATGATGGACAATGAATTGATACCAGCTAGTGGCCTCCTTGGCTCGGTCGGTGACTTAGGAAATAATTCAGATTCTTTGAGAATATACACTAGCATGCCAGTCCTTGAAGATGGATTATCCAGCGGACATGCCAGTGATACTGATAACAATAATCCAACTGTGATGCTGATGAAACGGCAGATTAATgaaattgaaatagaaattattCAACGCAGTCGTGTTAACGACACTGTTCATCCAGCTACAGCTGAGAACGATTCGGTTGGAAAAGATCTTGCCGGTTTGACCGTTAACAAAGATATTTTACACTCTTTAAAAAGTTCGTCGCCTGATCTGTTTGTTCCTAAAAAAGAAAATTCCTACGATACGAACGAGTTACAGCTGGATGGTCTGGATCCTCTTGGTACACCACCACCACCCGCACCTCAGGCTAGACAAAACGTTAATCTAGAAATAGGTGGTGAAGTTGAGGCTGCCATTAAAGATATTAGGATGGCTTTACAGAGGACTAAAACTTTACCTGTGAAGTCTTCCGCGGAAGAACCACCTGAGCCCAATGTCAGTCCAATTTGGATACCAAG TATATCGGATGACAGGCGGAGAATTTACGTAGAAAATAACAGTGACGAATCGGAAGTTCGTCGCACGGGTGAAGAGGCAGATGTTGAAATCGAGGAGGGTCCAGATGAGGAAGAAGCAGACACCGACCTTGAGACTGATCGTTTACTTGGACAGCAACGAACAGACGATCAGGGTTTTTACGATGACAAG GGGTGGAGGAAGCCTAAAACTAGGACAATGTTACCACCGATGAGTGGAAAACTGTCAACTCCTAAACAAACACCCCCAAAAAGCCTGAGTATCGCTCCAGTAGAAAGCCCGCTAGCACCTTCGGAACCTTTAGCTTCGACCTCTGCCTGTGTATCCACTTCCGCTTCTGCCTCCATCTCACCACCTCCAGTAGTTTCCGTTATACAGCCGTCGCCTTCCGATTGTGATGTTACCACTCCCACGCAACCTGCGACAAGTCCACAGAAGACTCCAGCAAAAAATTCTCCCTCGTCCCCTCAGAGTCTCAAGGAATCCAGCAACAAGGTGAAAAAG gaaaaggaagagaagaagaaaagcaGAAATAAAGAAG TTTTAATCGAGGGAGTCCTGTTTCGAGCGAGATACCTCGGATCTACCCAGCTTGTCTGCGAGGGAGAACCCACCAAATCCACTCGTATGTGCCAGGCAGAGGAAGCTGTGTCCAGGATAAAG GCACCGGATGGCGAAACGCAACCAAGTACGGAAGTTGATCTATTCATCTCAACGGAAAAGATCATGGTTCTGAACACAGATCTGAAAGAGATCATGATGGACCACGCGTTAAGAACAATATCTTACATAGCAGATATTGGTGATGTGGTGGTGCTGATGGCACGAAGACGATTTGTGCCGCACGAAATGGAGGAGGCACCGAAGATCAACAGAACACCGAAGATGATTTGTCATGTGTTCGAAAGCGAAGAGGCCCGATTTATTGCACAAAGCATTGGGCAAGCGTTTCAAGTAGCTTACATGGAGTTCCTCAAAGCAAACGGGATAGAAGATCATAGTTTTGTCAAAGAAATGGATTATCAGGAAGTGCTAAATTCTCAAGAAATATTTGGCGATGAACTGCAGATGTTTGCCAAGAAAGAAATGCAAAAAGAA GTAGTGGTACCAAAAGCAAAAGGTGAAATCTTGGGTGTGGTAATCGTCGAATCCGGATGGGGTTCGATGCTACCGACCGTTGTAATCGCAAATTTGGCACCGGCTGGTGCAGCTGCTCGTTGTGGACAATTAAATATCGGTGACCAGATAATAGCTATAAACGGCGTTTCGTTAGTTGGCTTGCCTCTCTCTACATGCCAGACTTACATCAAGAATTCTAAAAATCAGACAGTAGTCAAGCTGACTGTCGTTCCGTGCGCGCCAGTAGTCGAGGTCAAAATCAAAAGACCCGACACTAAGTATCAGTTAGGGTTTAGTGTACAAAATGGAGTAATATGTAGTCTATTGAGAGGCGGAATCGCTGAAAGGGGTGGCGTTCGAGTGGGTCATAGAATTATCGAGATCAACAATCAAAGTGTCGTTGCTGTGCCGCACGAGAAGATCGTCAATCTTCTTGCCACATCCGTCGGCGAG ATATTAATGAAAACTATGCCCACGTCGATGTTTAGGCTACTAACTGGCCAGGAGTCTCCAGTGTACATATAA